A genomic region of uncultured Paludibaculum sp. contains the following coding sequences:
- a CDS encoding HAD family acid phosphatase: MNLNLRLLALALFTYPALLPAQVTDALNSVAWTQTSVEFRGNALQAWRSARLSLPRALKDKKWTAAVEQTGNFRKLPPAIIVDIDETVLDNSPGQARFLLDGNGRYTMDAWMKWTSERKAKAIPGAAEFLREAASRGVTVFYVTNRGPKEEANSRANLEAEGFPLKAAALGDIGDTVMMAGEKPEWTSDKGIRRALIAKYYRIILLCGDDLNDFIPARLTVAERATKAKPYESWWGERWIILPNSSYGSWEDTLYGFDRSLAPQAIQERKLKSLRRD, encoded by the coding sequence ATGAATCTCAACCTTCGTCTCCTCGCCCTGGCCTTGTTCACCTACCCGGCCCTGCTGCCCGCCCAGGTAACGGATGCCCTCAACAGCGTGGCCTGGACCCAGACCTCGGTGGAGTTCCGCGGTAACGCGTTGCAGGCATGGCGGTCAGCGCGCCTCTCCTTGCCCAGGGCGCTGAAGGATAAGAAGTGGACCGCCGCCGTCGAACAGACCGGCAACTTCAGGAAGTTACCGCCCGCCATCATCGTCGACATCGACGAGACCGTGCTCGACAACTCGCCTGGGCAGGCGCGTTTTCTTCTCGATGGCAACGGCCGTTACACGATGGATGCCTGGATGAAGTGGACCTCTGAACGCAAAGCCAAGGCCATTCCCGGCGCGGCCGAGTTTCTGCGTGAAGCCGCCTCAAGGGGAGTGACGGTCTTCTACGTGACGAACCGGGGCCCGAAGGAAGAGGCCAACTCCCGTGCCAATCTCGAAGCGGAGGGCTTTCCGCTGAAGGCCGCGGCTCTCGGCGACATTGGCGATACCGTCATGATGGCTGGGGAAAAGCCGGAGTGGACCTCCGACAAGGGCATCCGCCGAGCGCTCATCGCGAAATACTACCGCATCATCCTGCTCTGCGGTGACGATCTGAACGACTTCATCCCGGCCCGACTCACGGTGGCGGAACGCGCCACCAAAGCGAAGCCATACGAGTCCTGGTGGGGCGAGCGCTGGATCATCCTGCCTAACTCCTCCTACGGTTCGTGGGAAGACACTCTGTATGGCTTTGACCGGAGCCTGGCTCCGCAAGCGATTCAAGAGCGCAAGCTGAAGTCGCTGCGCCGTGATTGA
- the gap gene encoding type I glyceraldehyde-3-phosphate dehydrogenase, whose product MAVKVAINGFGRIGRNVLRAGINNPGIEFVATNDLTDTKTLAHMLKYDSVLGPLHAEVKATEDSIVVNGKAIKVFSSKDPAAIDWSSLGAEIVIESTGRFTDAEQAKAHLKGTVKKVIISAPAKNEDITLVLGVNDDKYDASKHNIISNASCTTNCLAPFVKVLHEKFGVDRGSMTTIHSYTNDQNVLDFPHKDLRRARAAAINMIPTSTGAAKAISLVMPELKGKLDGYAMRVPTPDVSVVDLVVILNTPTTAEAINAELKAAAEGPLKGILAYTDDPVVSTDMLKNPNSSIVDGGLTKVIGGTLAKVVSWYDNEWGYSCRVVDLCVFLAKKGL is encoded by the coding sequence ATGGCTGTCAAAGTCGCGATCAATGGGTTCGGCCGCATCGGACGCAATGTCCTGCGCGCGGGTATCAACAATCCGGGCATCGAATTCGTCGCCACGAACGATCTCACCGATACCAAGACCCTGGCGCACATGCTGAAGTACGACTCGGTGCTGGGTCCCCTGCACGCCGAAGTCAAGGCCACCGAGGACTCCATCGTCGTCAACGGCAAGGCTATCAAGGTGTTTTCCAGCAAGGATCCCGCCGCGATCGACTGGTCCAGCCTGGGCGCCGAAATCGTGATCGAATCCACCGGCCGCTTCACCGACGCGGAGCAGGCCAAGGCCCACCTGAAGGGTACCGTCAAGAAGGTCATCATCTCCGCGCCCGCGAAGAACGAAGACATCACCCTCGTGCTCGGCGTGAACGACGACAAGTACGACGCCTCCAAGCACAACATCATCTCCAACGCGAGCTGCACCACGAACTGCCTGGCGCCCTTCGTGAAGGTCCTGCACGAGAAGTTCGGTGTGGATCGTGGTTCGATGACCACCATCCACAGCTACACGAACGACCAGAACGTTCTCGACTTCCCGCACAAGGATCTGCGCCGCGCCCGTGCCGCCGCCATCAACATGATCCCCACCTCCACCGGCGCCGCCAAGGCCATCTCCCTGGTGATGCCCGAGTTGAAGGGTAAGCTCGACGGTTACGCCATGCGCGTGCCGACGCCCGACGTCTCCGTGGTCGACCTGGTGGTCATCCTGAACACGCCCACCACCGCCGAAGCCATCAACGCCGAACTGAAGGCCGCCGCGGAAGGCCCGCTGAAGGGCATCCTGGCCTACACCGACGATCCGGTGGTCTCCACCGACATGTTGAAGAACCCGAATTCGTCCATCGTCGACGGTGGGCTTACGAAGGTCATCGGTGGGACCCTGGCCAAGGTTGTGTCCTGGTACGACAACGAGTGGGGCTATAGCTGCCGCGTTGTCGACCTCTGCGTCTTCCTTGCGAAAAAGGGCCTGTAA
- a CDS encoding LysM peptidoglycan-binding domain-containing protein: MPTLDDFKKKYASVLDLIPKNNVRLDHLHVANDKLVMTGAAPSEKIRNKVWNQIKAVDPIFADLQCEIAIDASLPEPVRTYTVVAGDSLWKIAQHHLGNGALYPKIIAANPGKLKDEKSVIHPGDVLIVPED, from the coding sequence ATGCCTACACTGGACGACTTCAAAAAGAAATACGCTTCCGTGCTCGACCTCATTCCCAAGAACAATGTCCGTCTGGACCACCTCCACGTGGCCAACGACAAGCTGGTGATGACGGGCGCGGCGCCTTCCGAGAAGATTCGCAATAAGGTCTGGAATCAGATCAAGGCAGTCGATCCTATCTTTGCCGACCTGCAGTGCGAGATCGCCATTGATGCCAGTCTGCCGGAACCGGTGCGTACCTACACCGTCGTCGCCGGCGACTCACTTTGGAAGATTGCCCAGCATCATCTTGGCAACGGGGCTCTCTATCCAAAGATCATCGCCGCCAACCCGGGGAAGCTGAAGGATGAGAAGTCGGTCATCCACCCCGGCGACGTCCTGATTGTGCCTGAAGACTAG
- a CDS encoding Fic family protein, with the protein MLTLDPNRLADLRIPIGTGWLLGACMEARGRQDLWLRQKPEVLEVLREQAIIQSAESSNRIEGVTVEANRLRPLVIGGARPRDRSEEELAGYRTALNWIYSRKNPVRVTPDVIRRLHALAQGGSSGDAGEWKRRDNEVIEILPSGERSVRFVPVSARETPATVETLCRRYRAAMDDERIPPLLMVATFIFDLLCIHPFRDGNGRVSRLATSLLLEAHGFQVIRYISLERLIEESKDEYYRVLKLCSDSWHEGTNEIIPWWNYFLGTLRRAYKELEYQVESVEARPAKSELVRRTVLSQVEPFTLADMAAQLPSASPQLIKKVLAEMKKASQVRLAGRGRGARWEVAG; encoded by the coding sequence ATGTTAACACTTGACCCCAACAGACTGGCCGACCTGCGGATCCCGATCGGGACTGGGTGGCTTCTCGGCGCGTGCATGGAGGCACGCGGAAGGCAGGACCTCTGGCTCAGGCAGAAGCCTGAAGTCCTCGAAGTACTACGGGAGCAGGCAATCATTCAGAGTGCCGAATCGTCAAATCGGATTGAGGGCGTCACGGTCGAGGCGAATCGGTTGCGCCCTCTGGTGATTGGAGGGGCCCGGCCGCGCGACCGCTCCGAAGAGGAACTTGCAGGGTATCGAACGGCCCTCAATTGGATCTACTCGCGAAAGAACCCCGTCCGGGTCACTCCCGATGTGATTCGTCGCTTGCATGCCCTTGCCCAAGGCGGATCGTCGGGAGACGCGGGCGAGTGGAAGAGACGCGACAACGAGGTTATCGAGATCCTGCCGAGTGGCGAGCGTAGCGTTCGCTTCGTTCCCGTTTCTGCCAGGGAGACGCCTGCGACGGTGGAGACGTTGTGCCGCCGGTATCGTGCCGCCATGGATGACGAGCGCATTCCTCCCCTCTTGATGGTGGCGACGTTCATTTTTGATCTGCTTTGCATTCACCCCTTCCGCGACGGCAATGGCCGCGTCTCCAGACTTGCGACTTCGTTGCTACTCGAGGCGCACGGTTTTCAAGTAATTCGGTACATCAGCCTGGAACGGCTCATCGAAGAAAGCAAAGACGAGTACTACCGCGTTCTCAAGCTGTGCTCAGACAGTTGGCACGAGGGAACGAACGAGATCATCCCGTGGTGGAACTATTTCCTCGGCACGTTGCGGCGCGCCTACAAAGAGTTGGAGTACCAGGTTGAATCGGTCGAGGCGCGGCCAGCCAAGAGCGAACTTGTGCGCCGGACCGTGCTTAGCCAAGTGGAGCCTTTCACGTTGGCTGACATGGCGGCGCAACTGCCGTCGGCCAGTCCGCAACTCATCAAGAAAGTGCTGGCAGAGATGAAGAAGGCTAGCCAAGTCCGGCTGGCTGGGCGGGGGCGCGGTGCACGATGGGAGGTTGCCGGATGA